Proteins co-encoded in one Capsicum annuum cultivar UCD-10X-F1 chromosome 9, UCD10Xv1.1, whole genome shotgun sequence genomic window:
- the LOC107841893 gene encoding protein JASON encodes MACLFGCFKIKDVAVELPSTHGSSLEPNRVEQSTPDKDVEFPSARGSSLEPNRVEQLSTPAKEPLVSRNRSPLSSLFTEENDEINTSGSKEVANQSLDTSISQLETNELRNQAKLLKACGTLPETPAEIRNCSMKCKDQAASVAEVEPLKFSLWPSDTTYQKLNSNSLPDRPTPVEINRVKTLSGSLVHTPSSCLTDGQSDQNLSKSFINDSGNSRTLIFTEVKANLDHNDNKASAASPITAPTAQYRYRSVHFESDSDMSSMSSKCISSETSQSSEQSESSGSCNASKYAPYPTPLKLTDEMQTPGTVFPAHLDRMGIAKTARIRSQYVYPVVNPVDDTSQLKELSDEDSHSIQDSNSRFLSSHTTDSDQMPEETNRMSELGMSGSQESAANKDAKPPSINEVRNKQQRGSTYGENVHYARTPGDRPIIGLVAAHWNDDETSRISPKWWDGNGIPNSTNKYKEDQKVSWHATPFEERLEKALSEETNSSQRTQHSGMPPIAVNEAEEPSTATSQVR; translated from the exons ATGGCTTGTCTCTTTGGCTGTTTCAAAATCAAGGATGTTGCAGTTGAACTTCCTTCTACTCATGGTTCGAGTTTGGAGCCGAATCGTGTCGAGCAATCTACTCCTGATAAG GATGTTGAATTTCCTTCTGCTCGTGGTTCAAGTTTGGAGCCGAATCGTGTGGAGCAATTATCTACTCCTGCTAAG GAACCTTTGGTGTCTCGTAATAGAAGTCCATTATCTTCACTTTTTACTGAAG AAAATGATGAGATCAACACTTCAGGCAGCAAAGAAGTGGCGAATCAGAGTTTGGATACATCAATCTCACAGTTGGAAACAAATGAGCTTAGGAATCAG GCCAAGTTGCTCAAAGCTTGTGGAACCTTACCTGAGACCCCTGCTGAAATTCGGAACTGCTCAATGAAATGCAAAGACCAGGCAGCTTCCGTGGCAGAAGTTGAGCCCTTAAAATTCAGTTTATGGCCTTCTGATACAACATATCAGAAGCTCAACTCGAATTCGCTACCTGATCGGCCCACACCTGTCGAGATTAATAGAGTAAAGACGCTTTCTGGGTCCTTGGTGCATACGCCTAGCAG TTGTTTAACGGATGGACAAAGTGATCAAAATTTATCTAAGAGCTTCATCAATGACAGTGGGAATTCTAGAACTCTGATATTCACCGAGGTTAAAGCTAATCTGGATCATAATGATAACAAGGCTTCCGCAGCTTCACCAATCACTGCCCCAACTGCCCAGTACAGATACAGATCTGTTCATTTTGAAAGCGATTCAGATATGTCTTCAATGTCATCAAAATGCATTTCATCTGAAACTAGTCAGAGTTCTGAACAATCTGAATCATCAGGCAGCTGCAATGCATCAAAGTATGCTCCCTACCCAACCCCATTAAAGCTAACTGATGAGATGCAAACACCTGGAACCGTTTTTCCAGCTCATTTGGACCGCATGGGAATAGCTAAAACTGCACGGATCAGGTCTCAGTATGTGTATCCTGTTGTAAACCCCGTGGATGATACTTCACAGTTGAAGGAATTGTCAGATGAGGATTCACACTCCATTCAAGattctaattctagatttttgtCCAGTCACACTACAGATTCTGATCAAATGCCTGAAGAGACAAACCGTATGTCAGAACTGGGAATGTCTGGATCCCAAGAAAGTGCAGCAAATAAAGACGCAAAACCACCTTCAATCAATGAAGTGCGGAACAAGCAGCAACGTGGTTCCACGTACGGTGAAAATGTTCATTATGCCAGAACTCCTGGAGATAGACCTATCATTGGGTTAGTTGCTGCTCATTGGAACGATGATGAAACTTCTCGTATATCTCCTAAATGGTGGGATGGAAACGGGATTCCAAACTCTACCAACAAGTACAAAGAG GATCAAAAAGTCAGTTGGCATGCAACACCATTTGAGGAAAGACTAGAGAAGGCATTGTCTGAAGAAACAAATAGTTCACAAAG GACGCAACACAGTGGGATGCCTCCAATTGCTGTTAATGAAGCTGAGGAACCAAGTACTGCTACATCCCAAGTGCGGTAA